A region from the Gemmatimonadaceae bacterium genome encodes:
- a CDS encoding N-acetyltransferase — translation MSRFIHESAYVDDGAVVGEGTRIWHFCHVMPGAVIGERSSLGQNVVVMPGTRIGNNVKIQNNVSIYEGVELEDDVFCGPSMVFTNVVNPRSHVSRKAEYRRTLVRQGASIGANATIVCGVELGRYAFVGAGAVVTGDVKAYALMVGVPARQVGWMCHCGEKLAGTDVVDGARLACGVCGSTYRMTGETLEPEGER, via the coding sequence ATGTCGCGGTTCATCCATGAGTCGGCGTACGTGGACGACGGGGCCGTCGTGGGTGAGGGCACCCGGATCTGGCATTTCTGCCACGTGATGCCCGGGGCGGTCATCGGCGAGCGGTCGAGCCTCGGCCAGAACGTCGTGGTCATGCCGGGAACGCGCATCGGGAACAACGTGAAGATCCAGAACAACGTCTCGATCTACGAGGGAGTGGAGCTCGAGGACGACGTGTTCTGCGGGCCGTCGATGGTGTTCACGAATGTGGTGAACCCGCGGAGCCACGTGTCGCGCAAGGCCGAGTATCGCCGGACGCTCGTCAGGCAGGGCGCGTCGATCGGCGCCAACGCAACGATCGTGTGCGGCGTGGAGCTGGGGCGATATGCGTTCGTGGGAGCCGGGGCGGTGGTGACCGGCGACGTGAAGGCCTACGCGCTGATGGTTGGCGTGCCGGCGCGACAGGTCGGATGGATGTGCCATTGCGGGGAGAAGCTGGCCGGCACCGACGTGGTCGACGGCGCGCGCCTCGCGTGCGGCGTGTGTGGCAGCACGTACCGAATGACGGGAGAGACCCTCGAGCCCGAAGGTGAGCGATGA
- a CDS encoding Gfo/Idh/MocA family oxidoreductase: MSATRFRIAVVGCGRISRNHFDAIARIPDLELVAVCDTVEARAEEAGRAQRVPWFASMSKMLEAVPADVVAICTPSGLHPSHGIVAAKAGKHVICEKPMAISLTTADELVQACDDAGVHLFVVKQNRLNPPIQMLKRALDKGRFGRLYMVNTTVRWTRPQEYYDQAPWRGTWEFDGGAFMNQASHYVDLVQWLMGPVESVMAKTATLARRIEAEDSGIAVLKFRSGALGVIEVTMLTYPRNLEGSITLLGEHGTVKIGGTAVNKVETWQFADYDDDDKLVESASYVPPNVYGHGHEGYYRNVIAVLRGQAQPETDGRAGRKSLELILGIYESARTGHEVPLPLRAKV; encoded by the coding sequence ATGAGCGCAACGCGGTTCCGGATCGCGGTCGTTGGCTGCGGTCGCATCAGTCGCAATCACTTCGACGCGATCGCACGCATTCCCGACCTGGAACTCGTGGCCGTGTGCGATACGGTCGAGGCCCGCGCCGAGGAGGCCGGCCGCGCGCAGCGCGTGCCGTGGTTCGCGTCCATGTCGAAGATGCTCGAGGCCGTGCCCGCGGACGTCGTCGCGATCTGCACCCCGTCCGGCCTGCATCCGTCGCACGGCATCGTGGCCGCGAAGGCCGGGAAGCACGTCATCTGCGAAAAGCCGATGGCAATCTCGCTGACGACGGCCGACGAACTCGTACAGGCGTGCGACGATGCCGGCGTGCACCTGTTCGTGGTCAAGCAGAACCGGCTCAACCCACCCATCCAGATGTTGAAGCGCGCCCTGGACAAGGGGCGCTTCGGCCGGCTGTACATGGTCAACACCACGGTGCGCTGGACGCGTCCGCAGGAGTACTACGATCAGGCGCCGTGGCGCGGGACATGGGAGTTCGACGGCGGTGCGTTCATGAACCAGGCCTCGCACTATGTCGATCTGGTGCAGTGGCTGATGGGTCCCGTGGAGTCCGTGATGGCCAAGACGGCCACGCTCGCGCGCCGCATCGAAGCAGAAGACTCCGGCATTGCCGTGCTCAAGTTCCGCAGCGGAGCGTTGGGCGTGATCGAGGTGACCATGTTGACCTACCCACGCAACCTCGAGGGCTCCATCACGCTGCTCGGTGAACACGGCACCGTGAAGATCGGGGGCACGGCGGTGAACAAGGTGGAGACCTGGCAGTTTGCCGACTATGACGACGATGACAAGCTGGTGGAGTCGGCGAGCTACGTGCCCCCGAACGTGTACGGTCATGGGCACGAGGGGTACTATCGCAATGTGATCGCGGTGCTCCGCGGCCAGGCGCAGCCGGAGACCGACGGTCGCGCCGGTCGCAAATCGCTCGAACTCATCCTCGGGATCTATGAATCGGCGCGCACCGGACACGAGGTGCCGCTGCCGCTGCGGGCCAAGGTGTAG
- a CDS encoding nucleotide sugar dehydrogenase, with product MKEQLLARIKDRTAVVGVVGLGYVGLPLAMEFAKAGFTVIGYDVSQRTVDALMTGASHIQDVPDEAVAAQVKAGRFVATTVESQLRGCDAISIAVPTPLSKSRDPDMSYVEAATLAIARNARAGMLVVLESTTYPGTTREVLQPRIEELGLVVGQDVFLAFSPERVDPGNPTWHTKNTPKVVGGVTASCTEVAAAFYSACIDTVVPVASAEVAELVKLMENTFRAVNIGLVNEMAVVCDKLGVNVWEVINAAATKPFGYMKFTPGPGIGGHCIPLDPLYLAWKMRTLNYRTRFIDLASDINSEMPEYVVRKVARALNDDRKSVRGARVLILGVAYKKDIDDMRESPALEVMRLLSERGAQVDYHDPWVPSFREHGVTHTGVALTVERLAQTDAVVIVTDHSNVDYQVIADHAPLVMDARNAMTRARPSRARVVPLSAP from the coding sequence ATGAAAGAACAGCTACTCGCCAGGATCAAGGACCGGACGGCCGTGGTGGGGGTCGTTGGGCTGGGGTACGTGGGCCTGCCCCTGGCCATGGAGTTCGCGAAGGCCGGTTTCACGGTCATCGGATACGACGTCTCGCAGCGCACGGTCGATGCCCTGATGACGGGTGCATCGCACATCCAGGATGTGCCCGACGAGGCGGTGGCGGCGCAGGTCAAAGCCGGTCGCTTCGTGGCGACGACCGTCGAGTCGCAGTTGCGCGGCTGCGATGCGATTTCCATCGCCGTGCCGACGCCGTTGTCGAAGAGCCGCGATCCGGACATGAGCTACGTCGAGGCGGCGACGCTGGCGATCGCACGAAACGCCCGGGCCGGGATGCTGGTGGTGCTGGAGAGCACCACGTATCCGGGGACCACTCGTGAGGTGCTGCAGCCACGCATCGAGGAACTGGGGCTGGTGGTCGGTCAGGATGTCTTTCTGGCCTTTTCGCCCGAGCGGGTCGATCCCGGCAATCCGACCTGGCACACGAAGAACACGCCGAAGGTCGTTGGTGGCGTCACGGCGTCCTGCACCGAAGTGGCGGCGGCGTTCTACTCCGCATGCATCGACACGGTCGTCCCCGTCGCGAGCGCCGAGGTGGCCGAACTGGTCAAGCTGATGGAGAACACCTTTCGCGCCGTGAACATCGGCCTCGTGAACGAGATGGCGGTGGTCTGCGACAAGCTGGGCGTGAACGTCTGGGAAGTGATCAACGCGGCGGCGACCAAGCCGTTTGGCTACATGAAGTTCACGCCGGGGCCTGGCATCGGTGGACACTGCATTCCGCTCGACCCGCTGTATCTCGCGTGGAAGATGCGGACGCTGAACTATCGCACGCGCTTCATCGATCTGGCGAGCGACATCAACTCGGAAATGCCGGAGTACGTGGTCCGCAAGGTGGCCCGCGCGCTCAACGACGATCGGAAGTCGGTGCGGGGAGCACGGGTGCTCATCCTCGGGGTGGCCTACAAGAAGGACATCGACGACATGCGCGAGAGCCCGGCGCTCGAGGTCATGCGCCTGCTGTCGGAGCGTGGCGCCCAGGTGGACTATCACGATCCGTGGGTACCGAGCTTCCGCGAACACGGCGTGACGCACACGGGCGTTGCGCTGACCGTCGAGCGACTGGCGCAGACGGATGCGGTGGTGATCGTGACGGATCACAGCAACGTGGACTATCAGGTAATTGCGGATCACGCGCCGCTCGTCATGGACGCACGAAACGCGATGACGAGGGCCCGGCCCTCGCGGGCGCGCGTGGTGCCACTGTCGGCGCCGTGA
- a CDS encoding DegT/DnrJ/EryC1/StrS family aminotransferase, producing MPVPLLDLKAQHATIRDDVVAAMMRVVDDQLFILGEPVERLERMVAELSHAKHAIGCANGTDAILLAMRALDIGRGDEVITTPFTFFATAGTIHNVGATPVFADIEPDTFNISPAAAASAITSKTRAVIPVDLFGQIAAIEDVALRFKGIPVIEDAAQSIGASRMIDGVKRMAGEACTIGTFSFFPSKNLGGYGDGGMMVTQDDGIATRLRRLRVHGGAKVYFHDEVGYNSRLDALQAAVLAAKLPHLSHWSAGRRANAAYYSSNLADVPGIRTPVVDPANESIFNQYTIRAERRDELQAHLKARGIGTSIYYPLPLHLQPCFAYLGLKEGQFPESERASREVLSLPIYPELTSAQLDEVVGTVRAFYGR from the coding sequence ATGCCTGTTCCTCTGCTGGACCTGAAGGCGCAGCACGCCACGATCCGCGACGACGTGGTGGCCGCCATGATGCGCGTCGTCGATGATCAGCTCTTCATTCTTGGCGAACCCGTCGAGCGGCTCGAGCGCATGGTGGCCGAGCTGTCGCATGCAAAGCACGCCATTGGCTGCGCCAACGGCACGGACGCGATTCTGCTCGCCATGCGTGCGCTGGACATCGGGCGTGGCGACGAGGTCATCACGACGCCGTTCACCTTCTTCGCCACTGCAGGCACGATCCACAACGTCGGGGCCACGCCGGTCTTTGCCGACATCGAGCCGGACACGTTCAACATCTCACCGGCAGCCGCTGCGTCAGCGATCACCTCGAAGACGCGCGCCGTGATTCCCGTCGATCTCTTCGGTCAGATCGCGGCGATCGAAGACGTGGCCCTGCGCTTCAAGGGCATCCCGGTCATCGAGGATGCGGCGCAGTCCATCGGTGCGTCGCGCATGATCGATGGCGTCAAGCGGATGGCGGGCGAAGCATGCACCATCGGGACGTTTTCGTTCTTCCCGTCGAAGAACCTCGGGGGATACGGCGACGGCGGGATGATGGTCACGCAGGACGATGGCATCGCGACGCGGCTGCGTCGCCTTCGCGTGCATGGTGGAGCGAAGGTCTACTTCCACGACGAGGTGGGCTACAATTCGCGGCTCGACGCGCTGCAGGCCGCCGTGCTTGCCGCCAAGCTGCCGCACCTGTCGCACTGGAGTGCAGGGCGTCGCGCGAACGCCGCCTACTATTCGTCGAACCTCGCTGATGTTCCGGGGATCCGCACGCCGGTCGTCGACCCGGCCAACGAATCCATCTTCAATCAGTACACGATTCGCGCCGAACGTCGGGACGAGTTGCAGGCGCACCTCAAGGCCAGGGGGATCGGCACGTCCATCTACTACCCCCTGCCGCTGCACCTCCAGCCCTGCTTCGCCTATCTCGGCCTGAAGGAGGGTCAGTTTCCGGAGTCGGAGCGCGCCTCCAGGGAGGTGCTCTCCCTGCCGATTTACCCGGAGCTGACCTCGGCCCAGCTCGATGAGGTCGTGGGCACGGTTCGTGCCTTCTACGGGCGCTGA